A segment of the Pedobacter faecalis genome:
ATGGCGCGGATCCGGGCCGGGTCTTTATAAAACATGATCACCTCGTCCATTGCAGGCGTCTCTGCGGCTTCAATTTCGAATATTTCCCGGATGATCTGGTTCCAGTAGGCTTCTCCGGTCACCAGGTTTCGCTCCCATATCCCCAGGCCGGCGAGTGGCGTTACGCGTTCATAAAGTTCCAGTTTGGTCGGCATCTTGAAGATCGGTCAGTTGATTGACTGCTCCAATGCAAAATCCTTGCCGATTATCGGGGATTGGGGCGGCTCTACTGATTTGAGGAAACCCAATTGCGGGTAGAAGATTTTTTGTTCGGTATTCACGCCTAAATATATAACTTAGCAGTAACCAAACATAACCATGAAACACTTTTTACTATGCGCAGCGCTGCTGCTTTGCCTGGGCAGTTGCAAGAGGGAGGGCAAGTATCCTGAACTCACCAACAAAGATATTGCAGGTGTGCTGGAGCAAATGACCCAGCTGATGATCCACGATGTATCCAACCCGCCGCTTGCTGCGCGTTTCTATGCATACTCGTGTATTTCGGGCTATACCGTGCTAAGTTTAAATGACTCTTCGGTGGTGTCGCTGAAAGGAGTATTCAATGAATTTCCCGAGATCAGCAGTCCGCCCGACTCCGGTGCTTACTCAACCCAGCTTAGTGCAATATTGGCAATGACGGGAACGGCTAAGCGGATGCAGCCATCGGGAAAGAAATTTGATGTATTTGAACAACGTTTCCTGGATTCGTGTCGCAGACTGGGCTTCCCGGAGGACGTGATAACCCGCTCGCAGTCGTACGCCACCCAGGTGGTAAAGCAGATCATGGGCTATGCAAAGAAGGACCGGTATAACCGGATCAGCAATTATCCGAGGTATACGCCGACAACCGATGAAGGCAGCTGGCACCCTACCCCACCTGCTTATTTTGCGCCGGTTGAGCCCTACTTTAATACGGTGAGACCTTTCCTGATCGATTCGGCAGAGGCTTTTAAATCGGTACCCCCGGTGCCTTATTCGTCGGATAAAAATTCGGAGTTCTATAAATTGCTTATGGCCAACTATATTGATGGGGGCTCGGGATTAACCCAGGAAAACCGCGAGATTGCGGCTTTCTGGGATTGCAATCCTTTTGCGCTGAAGAATGAGGGTCACCTGATGGTGGGCTTGAAGAAAATTTCGCCGGGAGCACACTGGGTAGGCATAACGGGTATAGCCTGCCAGAAGGAGAAACTCAGCTTCGCGAAGACGATGGAGATCTATACGATCGTGGCCGCTGGTTTAACGGATAGCTTTATCAGCTGCTGGGATGAGAAGTACCGCAGCAACAGGATACGTCCGGAAACGGCCATCAGGCGACTGATAGACAAGAAGTGGAAGCCTATGCTGCAAACGCCTCCCTTTCCGGAGTACATGAGCGGGCACTCGCATATTTCGGCAACCACGGCTGCGATCCTGACTTATTACTTTGGCGACAACTACAGCTATACGGATGATGTGGAGGAGCCTTATGGCTTGAAGCCAAGACGTTTTACTTCCTTTAACGCTGCCGCGAAAGAAGCTGCCATGAGTCGGTACTGGGGCGGCATCCATTTTATGGACGGCATTATAAATGGTGTGAACGTAGGCCGGGCTATTGGCGAGCATATTGTTGGGGAATTGAAGACCAACGGAATTAAGCCGATTTAGTCGATCAAGAAGGATGTACCGGGAATTTGCTATCTTTGGCCGCCCCCAATGATCACCTCAGATATGTTTTCCGGCGAAGACCTGCTGCTGCAACTGTTTAACCAGTCGGCCAACGAAACGGTTGTTTTTAACAGCCGCGACTTGAATATCCTATATGTAAATGATGCCATGCTGGCCAGGTGGAACCATCAGCGAAGCCTCGTAGGACAAAAGCTGGCGGAGGCTGTTTCCGGTCAGGTAAGCCCGGAACTTTTGTTGAGGCTACAGGATGCATGGGACACGGGGCTTCCTTTAAATGAGGCTGGTCTTTCTGCTATACCTTTTCCCGACAGCCTGGGACGGACGTCTTTCCTGGTGCTGACTTTCAATGCTGCTGCGGAAATTCCTGAACATATTAAACATTATAACGATAAACTTGCGGAGAGTGAGGCCCGGCTGCAATCTATTTTTGAGCGGTCGCCCGTTGGCATTTCTGTATTGACTGGGCCTGATCATATCATAGAGCAGGCCAATGAAATGATCTTGAAGATATGGGGGCGTACGGCTAAAGAGGTGTTGGGGAAGCCGCACCGTATAGCCCGCCCGGAACTGAAAGGACAGCCCGTATATGATTGGCTGGACGAGGTGCTCCGGACAGGCGTAAAACGGGTTAACAGTGAGTTCAGGGTAATGCTGTATGACAATGGGGGTTTGCGGGAGGCCTATGTAAACTCTGCTTATCAGCCGCTTAAGGATGCTTCGGGAAATACCACTGGTGTACTGGTTATCCTGGACGAAATCACCGATATGATTAAGGCCAGGCAGGAGGCCACGAAGGTAAAGGAGATGCTTAACCTGGCCATGGAGTCGGGCGAGCTTGGCGCCTTCTATTACGACCCGGCCAATAACCGGCTTTCGGGCAATGATCTGCTAAAATCCTGGTTTGGGCTGGGCCATGCTGAACACCTGGCGCTGGAAACAGCTACAGCTGCCATTGCAGACGAGGACCGTGACCGTGTTGATGCTGCTATACGACGTGCACTGACCCCGCAGTCGGGAGGCAACTATGAAATTGAATATACCATTATCCATCAACTGACAGGCGTACCGCGGATGGTGCGCGCAAAGGGCAAAACCCTTTTTGATGAGAACGGTAATCCGCTGAGCCTTAACGGTACCTTGCAGGATATTACGGAAAGGAAAAAGGACGAGCAGCGCAAGGATGATTTTATCGGGATGGTAAGCCATGAGCTGAAAACACCACTTACTTCTTTAAATGCATACCTGCAGCTTTTACAACGGAGCGCACGGAAAACGGAAGATGCCTATGCGGAAGGGTTGCTGGAGAAATCTGGCCTGCAGCTGAAAAAGATGACCAGGATGATCAACAGTTTTTTGAACATATCGCGACTGGAAGCGGGCAAACTGCACCTGGATCCGCAGGAGTTCGATTTGAGTGCCTTGGTGTCTGAGCTGGAGGATGAAGCGAATACCATGTTCGACAGTCACCAGTTCATATTCGATCCGGGCCCATCGGCCATGGTGCTGGCCGACAGGGATAAGATTGGCCAGGTGATCAGTAATTTCTTGACGAACGCGGTGAAATATTCCTTAACCGGCACCCGGGTGGAAGTGACCTGCAGGGTAAGCGGCGGCAAAGCTACGGTTAGGGTGAAGGATGAGGGCTTTGGCATTAAGCCGGAGGACTTACCACGAATTTTTGAACGCTATTTCCGTGTGGAAGATACCAACAAGTTCGGCGCCTCTGGCTTTGGCATTGGCTTGTACCTCTGTGCGGAGATTATTGAAAGGCATGACGGCCACATCCGGGCCGAAAGCACATTAGGCCAGGGCTCGGCCTTTTCGTTTGACCTACCCCTGGCACGTTAGTCTACAACCTTATTTTTAGTCCGCCGTTGACCACGAATCCATCCAGCGGCGCATAAATGTCCCGGAATACGGGGTTGGAAACGCTGCCGGTATAAATGCTGTCGAACCGTGTTTGCCTGGTGTCCGTAAAGTTCTCAAAGTTGATGTACAGCGAGAAGCGCTCCCATAGCCGCTCGGCCATAAATCCGAAAATCCAGTAGGGTTTGCCCGTGGCGCCATCGTTCAGGTTTTGCCTGCTGAAGTAATAGGCTTCTGCACCCAGCTTCCACTTTTCATGGGCTTCGTACATGAGTATATTGTTGAGCCTGTGTTTGGCCGTGAGCGGATTAGGGCGGAGTTCATCGCCTTCATGGATCTTGGCATCGGTGAGACTATAGCCAAGGAACAGTTTAAAATCTTGATAGCTGAGCTTAACGTTCGTTTCCATCCCCCGGGTATCGATATGCCCCGCAGCATTGATGAAGCGGTAGTTGCCCCCAATTTCCTGCTGCATGAGGAGCGGGTGATTCAGAAAGGTGTAGAACAGCATGTGGTTGATACTGAAGGCTACCTGGTCGCCAAACAGGGCTGTGCGATAATTGATGTCCCAGTTTGCACCGTAGCTTCTCTCCAGCTTATTGACATCGGTGGAAATAGGCAAGACATGCTGGTATTGGATGCGCTCACTCTCTTCTGTGAATATAGTGGGCGTCTTGTATCCAAGTCCGCCTCCAAGCCGGGAATTCAGCCGGTCGCTGATCTTAAACAAGGCAGAGAGCCGGGGCAACACAACAAAGCCGTAGTCGACCACGTAATCGCCACGCAGACCTGCTTCGAGATCAAGCCAGCCTGAAGCTTTCAGATTCTGCTGTATAAAAGCCCCTGCGGTGGTTTGCCGGTAATTCCGGAGGTCGACCGCAGTAGGCCTGTTTTCGTTAAAATGGTCGGTCAACAGGTTGACTCCTGCCACCCACTCCAGTTTATCGCCGGAGGACGTATAGCTGGCTTCGGTAAAGGTGCCGTACTGACTGCCATCGAATTCATAACCGGGAACCGTGATTTTGCGATTGAAGTAGCTGAAGCTGTTTTTAACGTTGAGGTGTGACTGCTCCCCTATCTGATGGTCAAGATTGAACTGCGTAGATGCCCGGTCGGATTTGTTCCGTTCGAAAAAGCTGTGCGTATCATCGCCCTTGCCTTTAACGTAATGGACATCGCCGCCGCTGCGTGTTTCGAAACTGCTGTTGATGCCAAAGTTCAGAGATGTACGGTTGGACAGGTACAGGAACAGTTTGGGGTTAAAAGTGTACCGGGCAAATTCGG
Coding sequences within it:
- a CDS encoding vanadium-dependent haloperoxidase — protein: MKHFLLCAALLLCLGSCKREGKYPELTNKDIAGVLEQMTQLMIHDVSNPPLAARFYAYSCISGYTVLSLNDSSVVSLKGVFNEFPEISSPPDSGAYSTQLSAILAMTGTAKRMQPSGKKFDVFEQRFLDSCRRLGFPEDVITRSQSYATQVVKQIMGYAKKDRYNRISNYPRYTPTTDEGSWHPTPPAYFAPVEPYFNTVRPFLIDSAEAFKSVPPVPYSSDKNSEFYKLLMANYIDGGSGLTQENREIAAFWDCNPFALKNEGHLMVGLKKISPGAHWVGITGIACQKEKLSFAKTMEIYTIVAAGLTDSFISCWDEKYRSNRIRPETAIRRLIDKKWKPMLQTPPFPEYMSGHSHISATTAAILTYYFGDNYSYTDDVEEPYGLKPRRFTSFNAAAKEAAMSRYWGGIHFMDGIINGVNVGRAIGEHIVGELKTNGIKPI
- a CDS encoding PAS domain-containing sensor histidine kinase — protein: MITSDMFSGEDLLLQLFNQSANETVVFNSRDLNILYVNDAMLARWNHQRSLVGQKLAEAVSGQVSPELLLRLQDAWDTGLPLNEAGLSAIPFPDSLGRTSFLVLTFNAAAEIPEHIKHYNDKLAESEARLQSIFERSPVGISVLTGPDHIIEQANEMILKIWGRTAKEVLGKPHRIARPELKGQPVYDWLDEVLRTGVKRVNSEFRVMLYDNGGLREAYVNSAYQPLKDASGNTTGVLVILDEITDMIKARQEATKVKEMLNLAMESGELGAFYYDPANNRLSGNDLLKSWFGLGHAEHLALETATAAIADEDRDRVDAAIRRALTPQSGGNYEIEYTIIHQLTGVPRMVRAKGKTLFDENGNPLSLNGTLQDITERKKDEQRKDDFIGMVSHELKTPLTSLNAYLQLLQRSARKTEDAYAEGLLEKSGLQLKKMTRMINSFLNISRLEAGKLHLDPQEFDLSALVSELEDEANTMFDSHQFIFDPGPSAMVLADRDKIGQVISNFLTNAVKYSLTGTRVEVTCRVSGGKATVRVKDEGFGIKPEDLPRIFERYFRVEDTNKFGASGFGIGLYLCAEIIERHDGHIRAESTLGQGSAFSFDLPLAR
- a CDS encoding TonB-dependent receptor translates to MKRYILLFLAAAFAMHASAQNSITIQLKDAETKLALPGATASLPQLKLQAAANAEGTLTFAALPVGIHQIRYSLIGYETKTDTLSIAPGGNATQVIFLQPAEGEELDAVVVSSTRSSRTIANIPTRIEVIAGEELDEKSNMKPGDIRVLLSESTGIQTQQTSATSANASIRIQGLDGRYTQILKDGFPLYSGAASGLGLLQIPPLDLRQVEVIKGSSSTLYGGGAIAGLVNLISKTPGEERELNFHLNGTSAGGIDVNGFFSQKFGKAGLTVFAARNSNKPYDPANIDLTAIPEFARYTFNPKLFLYLSNRTSLNFGINSSFETRSGGDVHYVKGKGDDTHSFFERNKSDRASTQFNLDHQIGEQSHLNVKNSFSYFNRKITVPGYEFDGSQYGTFTEASYTSSGDKLEWVAGVNLLTDHFNENRPTAVDLRNYRQTTAGAFIQQNLKASGWLDLEAGLRGDYVVDYGFVVLPRLSALFKISDRLNSRLGGGLGYKTPTIFTEESERIQYQHVLPISTDVNKLERSYGANWDINYRTALFGDQVAFSINHMLFYTFLNHPLLMQQEIGGNYRFINAAGHIDTRGMETNVKLSYQDFKLFLGYSLTDAKIHEGDELRPNPLTAKHRLNNILMYEAHEKWKLGAEAYYFSRQNLNDGATGKPYWIFGFMAERLWERFSLYINFENFTDTRQTRFDSIYTGSVSNPVFRDIYAPLDGFVVNGGLKIRL